The Henckelia pumila isolate YLH828 chromosome 2, ASM3356847v2, whole genome shotgun sequence genome includes a window with the following:
- the LOC140881548 gene encoding 28 kDa ribonucleoprotein, chloroplastic-like has translation MAANGFLITAPARFTISKASFSYPYLSIPFKPVKSRLSSSCCSSSSISFPSVFSMNKKETLLRVSVMAAQQEGNNPAVLEEERGEEEEVLQGIANWDISENETAGEESDGVVEAVGDAGEDDGYVEPPEEAKVFVGNLPYDVDSEKLAQMFEQAGVVEISEVIYNRDTDQSRGFGFVTMSTVEEAEKAVEMFHRYEINGRLLTVNKAAPRGSQPERPPRVFETTCRIYVGNLPWTVDDERLEEIFSEHGKVVSARVVSDRETGRSRGFGFVVMSSESEMNDAIANLDGQNLDGRAIRVNVAEERQRLGSF, from the exons ATGGCTGCAAATGGTTTCTTGATTACGGCCCCCGCGCGTTTCACCATCTCGAAAGCTTCATTTTCATACCCTTATCTATCAATCCCATTCAAACCAGTGAAGTCCCGGCTCTCGAGTTCTTgttgttcttcttcttcaatctCGTTCCCTTCTGTGTTTTCTATGAACAAGAAAGAAACCCTTTTGAGAGTTTCCGTGATGGCTGCTCAGCAAGAAGGGAACAACCCAGCTGTTCTTGAAGAAGAGCGAGGAGAGGAAGAGGAGGTCCTTCAGGGGATTGCCAACTGGGATATTTCGGAGAACGAAACAGCGGGAGAGGAGAGTGATGGTGTCGTGGAAGCTGTGGGGGATGCTGGAGAGGATGATGGGTATGTGGAACCGCCTGAGGAAGCTAAAGTGTTTGTGGGTAATCTGCCATATGATGTTGATAGTGAGAAGTTGGCTCAGATGTTTGAACAGGCTGGTGTTGTGGAGATTTCCGAg GTCATTTACAATAGGGACACTGACCAAAGTCGAGGGTTCGGGTTTGTGACGATGAGCACTGTGGAAGAAGCTGAAAAGGCTGTGGAAATGTTTCATCGCTAT GAAATAAATGGAAGACTGCTAACAGTGAACAAAGCTGCTCCAAGAGGATCACAGCCTGAGCGCCCTCCCCGGGTGTTTGAAACCACTTGCAGAATTTATGTAGGAAACCTTCCATGGACTGTGGATGACGAGCGTCTTGAGGAGATATTCAGCGAGCACGGTAAAGTCGTAAGTGCTCGCGTAGTCTCGGATAGAGAGACTGGAAGATCACGTGGCTTTGGCTTTGTGGTGATGTCAAGCGAGTCTGAAATGAACGATGCCATCGCTAACCTTGATGGACAG AACTTGGATGGACGAGCAATCAGAGTAAACGTTGCTGAAGAGAGACAAAGGCTTGGTAGTTTCTAA
- the LOC140880997 gene encoding autophagy-related protein 16-like — protein sequence MSQEVIAVEAIKHALKALKKRHLHEEGAHSPAFSALSRPILSQGSEWKEKAENLELEIHQCYKAQSRLSEQLAIEVADARTTKSLLQEKESLISDFQDELSKSRDECSRLAALLEEKTKALELLIDEHQDLKNQHEATTLRADNAQAENKKLIDRWMLEKMKDAERLNEANAIYEDMLGFKGSSIHQIANQQVDGLIRRSEEGAEYYVQSTIPTTCKQRIPAHEGGCASILFEYNSDKLVSGGQDKSIKIWDTSTGSLSRTLHGCLGSVLDVSITHDNKSVIAASSANNLYVWDVSSGRVRHTLTGHVDKVCAVDVSRISNRNVVSAAYDRTIKVWDLQKGYCVNTLIFHSNCNTLCFSMDGRTICSGHVDGNLRLWDIQSGKLLSEVAAHSFAITSLSLSRNGNVILSSGRDNLHNLFDIRTLEICTTLKGNGNRVASNWSRSCISPDDGYVAAGSADGSVHIWSVANAKIVSTLKELTSPILCCSWSNLGKNLAVSDRSGNICLWT from the exons AT GTCGCAAGAAGTAATAGCAGTGGAAGCTATAAAACATGCTTTGAAAGCGCTGAAGAAGCGGCATTTACACGAAGAAGGGGCTCATTCTCCTGCTTTCAGCGCGCTCTCTCGCCCTATTCTGTCCCAG GGCTCAGAGTGGAAAGAGAAGGCTGAGAATCTTGAGTTGGAGATCCACCAGTGTTACAAAGCTCAATCTCGACTCTCGGAACAACTCGCCATTGAAGTGGCTGACGCCAGAACTACTAAATCCTTACTACAGGAGAAGGAATCCTTGATATCTGATTTTCAAGATGAGCTTAGTAAATCTAG GGATGAATGCTCTCGTTTAGCTGCTCTGTTAGAAGAAAAGACTAAAGCTTTAGAACTGTTGATAGATGAGCACCAGGATCTTAAAAACCAACATGAAGCAACCACTCTAAGAGCTGACAATGCTCAGGCGGAAAACAAGAAATTGATTGACCGTTGGatgttggagaaaatgaaaGATGCTGAACGCCTGAATGAG GCTAATGCCATTTATGAAGACATGCTGGGGTTTAAGGGTAGTAGCATACATCAAATTGCCAATCAGCAAGTGGATGGTTTAATCCGTCGCAGTGAAGAAGGTGCTGAATATTATGTCCAGTCAACCATTCCCACTACATGCAAGCAGAGAATCCCGGCACATGAAGGCGGATGTGCCTCAATATTATTCGAGTATAATTCCGATAAATTGGTTAGTGGAGGGCAGGACAAATCTATTAAAATATGGGATACAAGTACAGGGTCTTTGAGTCGTACTCTTCACGGTTGCCTTGGTTCCGTTCTTGATGTTTCAATCACCCATGACAACAAATCTGTCATTGCAGCTAGCAGTGCAAATAACTTGTATGTATGGGACGTAAGCTCTGGTCGAGTGAGACATACTCTCACTGGCCATGTAGACAAAGTTTGTGCTGTGGATGTTAGCCGAATCTCCAACCGTAATGTTGTGAGTGCAGCTTATGATCGCACGATAAAAGTTTGGGATCTTCAGAAAGGCTACTGTGTTAATACCCTAATTTTTCACAGCAATTGCAACACACTTTGTTTTAGCATGGATGGACGGACCATTTGTTCTGGTCATGTAGATGGAAATCTACGCCTTTGGGATATTCAGAGCGGAAAACTTCTGAGTGAGGTTGCTGCACACTCTTTTGCAATTACATCTCTATCATTATCAAGAAACGGAAATGTTATCTTGTCTAGTGGAAGAGACAACTTGCATAACTTATTTGACATTCGTACTCTCGAAATCTGTACGACGCTAAAAGGTAACGGTAATAGAGTAGCATCTAATTGGAGCAGATCATGCATCAGTCCTGATGACGGCTACGTGGCTGCTGGATCTGCGGATGGATCTGTACATATTTGGTCTGTAGCAAATGCAAAAATAGTTAGCACACTTAAGGAGCTTACGTCTCCCATACTATGCTGTTCATGGAGTAATCTTGGGAAAAATTTGGCTGTCTCCGACAGGAGTGGTAACATATGCCTATGGACTTGA